From a region of the Ruminococcaceae bacterium KH2T8 genome:
- a CDS encoding 5'-deoxynucleotidase, protein MEDNKAYGFYAMLDRMQYINRWGLMRNNRVENIKEHSFDVAVIAHALAVLHNAKFPDPIKVDRYQVLAYALYHDCTEIITGDLPTPIKYRNETIKQAYKEVEHEAAERLSSLLPEVMQDEYLELLDPAYEGEEGIMIKKLVKAADRIAAYIKCLTEEASGNTEFTSAKETILSTIDNIKLPEVDYFMEKFVPSYGFTLDELNAGRKDETI, encoded by the coding sequence ATGGAAGACAATAAGGCATACGGATTTTATGCGATGCTCGACAGGATGCAGTATATCAACAGATGGGGCCTCATGAGGAACAATCGTGTTGAGAATATTAAGGAACACAGCTTTGACGTTGCGGTAATAGCTCATGCGCTCGCGGTGCTCCATAATGCGAAGTTCCCTGATCCCATCAAGGTCGACAGATATCAAGTCTTAGCATATGCGCTCTATCACGACTGCACCGAGATCATCACGGGTGATCTGCCCACGCCGATCAAGTACAGGAACGAGACCATCAAGCAGGCATATAAGGAGGTCGAGCACGAGGCGGCCGAAAGACTTTCGTCGCTCCTTCCCGAGGTCATGCAGGACGAGTATCTCGAGCTCCTGGACCCCGCATATGAAGGTGAAGAGGGCATCATGATCAAGAAGCTCGTAAAGGCTGCCGACAGGATCGCGGCTTATATCAAGTGCCTGACCGAAGAGGCTTCCGGTAATACCGAGTTCACTTCTGCAAAGGAGACAATCCTTTCGACTATTGATAATATTAAGTTACCCGAGGTTGACTATTTCATGGAGAAGTTCGTGCCCTCGTACGGCTTTACTCTCGATGAGCTCAACGCGGGAAGAAAAGACGAGACTATCTGA
- a CDS encoding dGTPase, with protein MTVYSLFDMYSDEFNAIEIEPQLMKNEKDTEFVRLIREERERTFSPFAQKSSQSRGRIREEEPCIIRSVYERDMGRIIFSQSFRRLRHKTQVFFNPTNDHICSRIEHVIYVNYISTIIGRALNLNTDLIQAIAMGHDLGHAPFGHSGERALNKCIKSVDPKEYFEHEVHSLRVLDVLEEHRPGTYGLNLTFEVRDGIVSHCGETYNEYVLKPLRDKTEAQISNKPEKDRTAPATLEGCVVRFADKIAYVGRDVEDARRAGIIGGTGEFLPDSVTDRLGNTNAETINILVGDIIHSSLNADEIRMSEGNFKAMNDFLTKNFEEIYKAPKICTFEKTVDIIIEAIFEAFMKCTEDIEKASASENRAIKDFSKYYLNHPEQSAIPARKVTDYIAGMTDTYANTCFDLLYKV; from the coding sequence ATGACCGTGTACAGCCTTTTTGATATGTACAGCGACGAGTTCAACGCGATCGAGATCGAGCCCCAGCTCATGAAGAATGAGAAGGACACGGAATTTGTAAGGCTCATCCGTGAGGAAAGAGAGCGAACCTTCTCTCCTTTCGCGCAGAAGAGTTCTCAGTCGAGAGGTCGTATCAGAGAGGAAGAACCGTGCATCATTAGAAGCGTCTACGAGCGTGACATGGGACGTATAATCTTCTCGCAGTCATTCAGGCGTTTGAGGCACAAGACACAGGTATTTTTTAATCCTACGAACGATCATATCTGCTCGAGGATCGAGCACGTTATCTACGTAAATTACATATCGACGATCATCGGTCGTGCGCTGAACCTCAATACGGATCTTATCCAGGCAATCGCAATGGGTCATGACCTCGGGCACGCACCGTTCGGCCACAGCGGCGAGAGAGCACTTAATAAGTGCATCAAGAGTGTGGATCCCAAGGAATATTTCGAGCATGAGGTCCACAGCCTTCGAGTCCTTGACGTACTCGAGGAGCACAGGCCCGGAACATACGGATTAAATCTTACTTTCGAGGTCAGGGACGGTATCGTATCACACTGCGGCGAGACATATAACGAGTATGTCTTAAAGCCTCTTCGCGATAAGACCGAGGCGCAGATCTCGAATAAGCCCGAGAAAGACAGAACGGCACCTGCGACACTCGAAGGATGCGTCGTAAGATTCGCCGATAAGATCGCTTATGTAGGAAGAGACGTCGAGGATGCAAGGCGTGCGGGTATCATCGGAGGTACGGGAGAATTCCTGCCCGACAGTGTTACCGACAGGCTCGGAAATACCAACGCCGAGACGATCAATATTCTTGTCGGCGACATCATCCACAGCAGCTTGAATGCCGACGAGATCAGGATGAGCGAAGGTAACTTCAAGGCCATGAACGATTTCCTTACGAAAAACTTCGAGGAGATCTATAAGGCGCCTAAGATCTGCACATTCGAAAAGACGGTAGACATAATAATCGAAGCGATATTCGAAGCATTCATGAAGTGCACCGAGGATATCGAGAAGGCGAGCGCATCCGAAAATCGCGCGATAAAGGATTTCTCGAAATACTATCTCAACCATCCCGAGCAGTCGGCTATCCCTGCAAGGAAGGTAACGGATTATATCGCAGGCATGACGGATACTTATGCGAATACATGCTTCGATCTGCTCTATAAGGTTTGA
- a CDS encoding ATP-dependent DNA helicase PcrA, with amino-acid sequence MDEFGFDLTSGGSDFFSELDSIYNNVTEPEVGASDADELLEGLNPEQKEAVQHLGGPLLILAGAGSGKTRVITYRIAYMMKKHNVAPGSILAITFTNKAANEMKERITALVGDRSQYIWCGTFHSIFARILRRHADLIGYDRNFTILDSDDQLKMVKQVMQELDISEKMYKPRNFLYEITNSKNHMVSPEQYEQLAGADTARQQNAKVYKRYNMKLIENNAMDFDDILVNMVKLLKGNPDILEFYRNKFGYIMVDEYQDTNQPQYNAVMLLAKGHNNICVVGDDDQSIYAFRGADVRMILNFEKDFPGCQVIKLEQNYRSTKTILSAANEVIANNKSRKSKALRTEGNEGDKIIVMNADSQAVEAAWTADTIKHMVQKGKFAYSDVAILYRMNALSRSVESALRDKGIPFRIYGGMRFYDRKEIKDTLAYLRLINDSKDDLAFDRIINVPKRGIGDTTVDKIRAIAAAEHVSMMDVARRASQYEELMRSANKLYGFCKLIDEFTVHLEEDEMSFPDFVDYVENESGMIQEMIDQRESKGELTDRVENLKELLSEAAEFEKNHRTSEETDNSELQSEIEDDEFLEEETATADTLRGILALYLENAALYSQGDSDDDNEDYVKLMSIHSSKGLEFGAVFLIGVEDGIFPSYKSIASAADTEEERRLMYVAITRAKKNLFIVLTRQRMLFGQTQCLPPSRFLREINPEHLYRMGNMREVQKQPSEAVNSQARVIARRNIASALSSGVTTKKDTTGGMRSGVAKKPGALSPAEIKDGMKVRHDRFGSGIVIKVEPVAGDALITVDFDGMRKNMLAGTAGLKKGE; translated from the coding sequence GTGGACGAATTCGGATTTGACCTGACAAGCGGCGGGAGTGACTTCTTCTCGGAGCTTGATTCGATATATAACAATGTTACAGAGCCTGAGGTTGGGGCGTCTGATGCTGATGAGCTTCTCGAGGGCTTAAACCCCGAACAGAAGGAAGCAGTTCAGCATCTTGGCGGTCCGCTCCTCATTTTGGCGGGTGCGGGCTCCGGTAAGACGAGGGTTATCACATATCGTATCGCCTACATGATGAAGAAGCATAACGTAGCCCCCGGGTCGATCCTTGCGATCACTTTCACCAACAAGGCGGCTAACGAGATGAAGGAGAGGATCACGGCGCTCGTAGGCGACAGATCCCAGTACATCTGGTGCGGTACATTCCACTCCATCTTCGCGAGGATATTAAGAAGACATGCGGACCTTATCGGTTACGACAGGAACTTCACGATTCTTGACTCCGATGACCAGCTCAAGATGGTAAAGCAGGTCATGCAGGAACTCGACATCTCCGAAAAGATGTATAAGCCCAGGAACTTCCTTTACGAGATCACGAATTCAAAGAACCATATGGTAAGCCCCGAGCAGTACGAGCAGCTCGCGGGAGCGGATACCGCAAGGCAGCAGAATGCCAAGGTCTATAAGCGCTATAACATGAAGCTCATCGAGAATAACGCGATGGATTTCGACGATATCCTCGTCAATATGGTAAAGCTCCTCAAGGGCAATCCCGATATTCTCGAGTTCTATCGAAATAAGTTCGGCTACATCATGGTCGACGAGTATCAGGATACGAACCAGCCTCAGTATAATGCGGTAATGCTCCTTGCCAAGGGACACAACAATATCTGTGTAGTAGGTGACGACGATCAGTCGATCTACGCATTCCGTGGTGCCGACGTTCGAATGATCCTTAATTTCGAGAAGGATTTCCCGGGATGTCAGGTAATTAAGCTCGAGCAGAATTACAGATCTACAAAGACGATCCTTTCTGCCGCAAATGAGGTCATCGCCAACAATAAGAGCCGTAAGAGCAAGGCTTTGAGGACCGAAGGCAACGAAGGCGATAAGATCATCGTAATGAATGCCGACAGCCAGGCAGTAGAAGCTGCTTGGACCGCGGATACGATCAAGCATATGGTCCAGAAGGGCAAGTTCGCATATTCCGACGTTGCTATCCTATACAGGATGAATGCTCTTTCGAGATCAGTCGAGTCGGCTCTTCGAGATAAGGGTATCCCGTTCAGGATCTACGGCGGCATGCGATTCTATGACCGTAAGGAGATCAAGGATACGCTTGCTTACTTAAGGCTCATAAATGACAGCAAGGACGATCTCGCTTTCGACAGGATAATAAATGTCCCCAAGCGCGGAATCGGTGATACGACGGTCGATAAGATCAGGGCCATCGCGGCGGCAGAGCATGTCTCCATGATGGATGTCGCAAGGCGCGCAAGCCAGTACGAAGAACTCATGCGTTCGGCTAATAAGCTCTACGGTTTTTGTAAGCTCATAGACGAGTTTACGGTGCACCTCGAAGAAGACGAGATGTCTTTCCCCGACTTCGTAGATTATGTCGAGAATGAATCGGGCATGATCCAGGAGATGATCGACCAGAGGGAGAGCAAGGGCGAGCTCACGGACCGTGTCGAGAACCTGAAGGAACTCCTGTCTGAAGCCGCCGAGTTCGAGAAGAATCACAGAACGAGTGAAGAGACGGACAACAGCGAACTTCAAAGCGAGATCGAAGATGACGAATTCCTTGAGGAAGAGACTGCGACCGCAGATACGCTGAGAGGAATACTCGCACTCTATCTTGAAAATGCGGCGCTCTATTCACAGGGTGACAGCGATGACGACAACGAGGACTATGTAAAGCTCATGTCTATCCATAGTTCCAAGGGACTTGAGTTCGGCGCCGTCTTCCTTATCGGTGTTGAGGACGGTATCTTCCCGAGCTATAAGTCGATAGCGTCGGCTGCAGATACGGAAGAAGAGCGAAGACTCATGTATGTTGCGATCACGAGAGCAAAGAAGAATCTCTTTATCGTACTTACGAGACAGAGAATGCTCTTTGGTCAGACGCAGTGCCTGCCGCCTTCAAGATTCCTGCGCGAGATAAATCCCGAGCACCTCTACAGGATGGGCAATATGCGCGAGGTTCAAAAGCAGCCTTCCGAGGCGGTCAATTCGCAGGCAAGGGTCATCGCGAGAAGAAATATCGCAAGTGCGCTCTCATCGGGTGTCACGACTAAGAAGGATACTACGGGCGGCATGAGATCGGGCGTCGCAAAGAAGCCAGGTGCATTGTCTCCCGCTGAGATAAAGGATGGCATGAAGGTAAGACACGACAGATTCGGAAGCGGAATCGTCATAAAGGTGGAACCTGTTGCCGGAGATGCTCTTATCACAGTCGATTTTGACGGCATGCGAAAGAACATGCTCGCCGGGACGGCGGGACTTAAGAAAGGAGAATGA
- a CDS encoding Uncharacterized membrane protein, with protein sequence MSEQQAKRNRLRKTAYAGVLAAFVFVGTELHVPTAIGHVNLGDVVILLSSYILGPFAAFPAAIGSAAADLIGGYAQYVLPTFIIKGLMGLVAGLLLRKGTGDKVSLPRKLIAAVIAEIIMVAGYFVVEAFFMYGVGAAAASIIPNCIQALAAIIGAIPLTYVKAFDKVRL encoded by the coding sequence ATGAGCGAGCAGCAGGCAAAGAGAAACAGATTAAGAAAGACAGCATACGCAGGAGTACTTGCGGCATTTGTATTTGTGGGTACGGAGCTTCATGTGCCGACGGCGATAGGACATGTAAATCTCGGGGATGTGGTAATACTTTTAAGTTCTTATATCCTGGGGCCCTTTGCAGCCTTTCCCGCGGCCATAGGTTCCGCTGCGGCCGACCTTATCGGCGGTTATGCGCAGTATGTACTTCCGACGTTCATAATAAAAGGACTGATGGGACTTGTTGCCGGACTGCTCCTCAGGAAAGGCACAGGCGACAAGGTATCCCTTCCTCGAAAGCTTATAGCGGCAGTCATTGCGGAGATCATAATGGTCGCAGGATACTTTGTGGTAGAGGCTTTCTTCATGTACGGAGTAGGCGCGGCGGCAGCATCGATCATCCCCAACTGCATCCAGGCACTTGCCGCGATCATCGGAGCGATACCACTTACTTACGTGAAAGCTTTCGATAAAGTCCGTTTATAA
- a CDS encoding GntR family transcriptional regulator / MocR family aminotransferase has protein sequence MRTAGTNTGDTAYMQIYKHIKKDIVDGIYAYNTKIPSKRTISAQFGVSVITAEHAYALLCDEGYIRSVQKSGYFVDFRPDDGFSSFPDSVSTPMTTPQEYYDSFEDCRFPPSVLAKTMRSVITNRENDILLKSPNNGIGEFREAIARYLARNKDIRVTPDRIVVGSGAEYLYNLIAALIGKGKIVALEDPSYDKIRRVYEVSGITCDLLPLGNDGIESSALGNTKAEILHISPFRSFPTGITASASKRHEYIRWADKRGSLIIEDDYESEFSVLGKPVETLFSMATNDNVIYLNTFSKSISPALRVGYMVLPEHLMEKFNEQLGFYSCTVPTFEQLVLAELLSGGAFERHINRIRRRMRAELQK, from the coding sequence ATGAGAACAGCAGGAACCAACACGGGCGATACAGCCTACATGCAGATCTATAAGCACATAAAGAAAGACATCGTAGACGGCATATACGCCTACAACACGAAGATTCCGTCAAAGAGAACGATCTCCGCGCAGTTCGGCGTGAGCGTAATTACGGCCGAGCACGCGTATGCGCTCCTCTGTGATGAAGGGTATATTAGGAGCGTACAAAAGAGCGGGTATTTCGTAGACTTTCGCCCCGACGACGGATTCTCGTCTTTCCCCGACTCGGTATCAACGCCGATGACGACTCCTCAGGAATACTACGACAGTTTCGAAGACTGCCGATTCCCGCCTTCCGTACTTGCAAAGACCATGAGAAGCGTCATCACGAACAGAGAAAACGATATCCTCCTAAAGTCCCCGAATAACGGCATCGGAGAGTTCAGGGAAGCGATCGCCAGATATCTGGCACGCAACAAGGATATTCGTGTAACTCCCGACAGGATCGTCGTGGGATCAGGAGCCGAATATCTCTATAACCTGATCGCGGCACTCATAGGAAAAGGTAAGATCGTAGCGCTGGAGGATCCTTCCTACGATAAGATCAGGCGTGTTTATGAAGTCTCGGGTATCACCTGCGATCTGCTCCCCTTGGGAAATGACGGTATCGAGAGTTCCGCACTCGGTAATACAAAAGCTGAGATACTTCACATATCGCCTTTCAGGAGCTTCCCAACCGGTATCACCGCCTCCGCTTCCAAGCGTCACGAGTACATCAGGTGGGCCGACAAGAGGGGAAGTCTTATCATCGAGGATGACTACGAATCGGAGTTCTCGGTCCTCGGAAAGCCCGTCGAGACACTCTTTTCCATGGCAACAAATGACAACGTCATCTACCTTAATACCTTCTCCAAATCGATCTCCCCTGCCCTTCGTGTGGGCTATATGGTGCTTCCCGAGCACCTGATGGAGAAGTTCAACGAACAGCTGGGATTTTATTCCTGCACGGTACCGACCTTCGAGCAGCTGGTCTTGGCGGAGCTCCTTTCGGGCGGTGCTTTCGAGCGTCACATCAACCGCATCAGGAGAAGGATGAGGGCGGAATTGCAGAAGTGA
- a CDS encoding acetate kinase, protein MKILVINCGSSSCKFQLFDMDTGVVLAKGNADRIGIDGKLSYKNSKGADLEKDVELPDHKVAVKLVLSQLTDPETGVISDVSEISAVGHRVLHGGKYYSESVVVNDDVKRVIKQCFPLGPLHNPANLTGIEACESVLPAGTPQVAVFDTAFHMTMPPKAYTYALPYEISEKYSIRRYGFHGTSHRYVSKRAAEFLGISTEGLKMVTCHLGNGSSFAAVKDGKCVDTSMGLTPLAGICMGTRTGDIDPAIVPFLMQKEGLAPEEIDTLLNKKSGVLGVSGVSSDFRDLAKAASEGNERAQLALDMFSYQGSKIVGSYAAAMGGVDVIVFTAGIGENTDTIREAIIKPLEFMGAKIDPAKNNGTRCEAVISADDSKVKIVVIPTNEELAIAQETMALI, encoded by the coding sequence ATGAAGATCTTAGTTATCAACTGCGGAAGTTCTTCCTGTAAGTTCCAGCTCTTCGACATGGACACGGGTGTTGTTCTTGCCAAGGGTAATGCCGATCGTATCGGTATCGACGGAAAGCTTTCCTACAAGAATTCAAAGGGTGCTGACCTCGAGAAGGACGTTGAGCTTCCTGACCATAAGGTAGCCGTAAAGCTCGTTCTTTCACAGCTTACGGATCCCGAGACAGGAGTTATCTCCGATGTTTCCGAGATCTCTGCCGTAGGTCACAGAGTACTCCACGGCGGTAAGTACTACAGCGAGTCTGTCGTAGTAAACGACGACGTTAAGAGAGTTATCAAGCAGTGCTTCCCCTTAGGACCTCTCCACAATCCCGCAAATCTTACGGGTATCGAGGCATGCGAGTCCGTTCTTCCTGCAGGTACTCCTCAGGTTGCAGTATTCGATACGGCTTTCCATATGACAATGCCCCCGAAGGCATACACATATGCTCTTCCTTATGAGATCTCCGAGAAGTATTCCATCAGAAGATACGGCTTCCACGGAACATCTCACAGATATGTTTCCAAGAGAGCAGCAGAGTTCCTCGGCATCAGCACAGAGGGCCTCAAGATGGTAACATGCCACCTCGGTAACGGTTCTTCTTTCGCAGCTGTCAAGGACGGCAAGTGCGTTGATACATCCATGGGTCTTACTCCTCTTGCAGGTATCTGCATGGGTACAAGAACAGGTGATATCGATCCTGCTATCGTTCCTTTCCTTATGCAGAAGGAAGGCCTTGCACCTGAGGAGATCGATACGCTTCTCAACAAGAAGTCCGGTGTACTCGGTGTATCCGGCGTAAGCTCCGACTTCCGTGATCTTGCAAAGGCTGCTTCCGAGGGCAACGAGAGAGCTCAGCTCGCACTCGACATGTTCTCCTATCAGGGCAGCAAGATCGTAGGTTCCTACGCAGCAGCTATGGGCGGTGTTGACGTAATCGTATTCACTGCAGGTATCGGTGAGAATACAGATACTATCCGTGAAGCGATCATCAAGCCTCTCGAGTTCATGGGCGCTAAGATCGATCCTGCTAAGAACAACGGCACAAGATGCGAGGCAGTCATCTCTGCTGACGATTCCAAGGTAAAGATCGTAGTAATCCCCACAAACGAGGAGCTCGCTATCGCACAGGAGACAATGGCTCTCATCTGA